Sequence from the Puntigrus tetrazona isolate hp1 chromosome 11, ASM1883169v1, whole genome shotgun sequence genome:
AGCGGTCTTAAATCGATCCTTTCAGCAACTGGTACCTGGTTATATCCACTTGCCAAATCCAAAGTTGAAAACCACTTAGCTCCAGTTAAGGCATCCAATGATTCCTCGATCCTTGGTAGGGGATAGGCATCTTTACGAGTTCTTGCATTAAGCTGGCGGTAATCTATACACATTCTTAAGGATCCATCTTTCTTCTTCACCAAAACAATTGGTGAGGCATATGGGCTACCACTCTCACCTAATAACGTGACTGTCCAACAACTGTCTAATATGTGCCTTCACTTCCTCGAACTGACTGGGCGGAATTCTACGATAACGCTGGCGCACTGGTATATCATCTATTAGGGAATTTGATGATCAATTAAATTTGAACAACCCAAATCACCATCATGCTTAGCGAAAACGTCTGAATATTTAATCAACAATCTTCTAACTTCCTCCCCCTCAGCATCTGAAAGCCCAGGGAATTCTAGCCCCTGCAAATCAGTACTGGACTCTGATGTAATAGTTTGACAATGGACAATCACTGCTTTAGGATCCTGTGATAAATCTTTCTTGAAAAAGATGTCTTGATTAGATTTCATAATTTCCGCAATAATTAAGCTACCCAATCTAATTCTTGGCGGCAAATATAAAGGTTCCATACCAACATTAACTACTGGTACATGAACCACACCTTGCGTACACTGCAACAAGGCAGGTGAAATTAATACTCCAGCAGGCAGGCCCCCACCCTCTGGACCCTGAGGTtctaaaaaaactactttaccACTTTGTATATTCTTTGAACACAAAGCAGGTACTAACCTCATCGTTCCAGCCGGAATCTGGACAGGTTGGCAGGACTGGACTCTCACATAACCAACAAATCCAGGGACGGGGGACTCCTCAGCTTGGTGACACTGAGACAAGGCATCTCTCCAGCCTAACTCTGCCTGCCTGACCTGAGGGACTGAAAATAGTGCTGGGCCATGTTTTTCAAACAAGTCATTATAACATTGTCCAATTACATTCATACCCAAGAGGCCTGGAGTAAGTGCCTTCTTCTGATGGAACAGTGTATCAACCGGATCTTTCACAACCAAAACGCTTTGCCTTGGAAGAGTTTGCCCCAACACAATCACATCTATTTCAAAATAACCCACATATGGTATTGCAAGACCATTAGCTGCTTTTAATTGAAGCCAACTACATTTTTAAGAGCATCCACCCTCAATTGTCgaaaatgtttctcaaaaatGACTCTGTTACAGTAGTTACCATTGACCCAGTGTCCAGTAAACATGAGATCTCAACCCCCCCCATTACCGCAGTCACAATAGGGCATTTGCCCACAAGACGCTGCAAAATAGTAGGGCACACAGGAGTTTGTGCGGCTTCACTAGCTTCCTCTGCGATCTGACTCAAGATTGCAGGAGGGGCTACACTATCAGGTTCCCCaacagaagtctcattgacattTGCCTGAGGTGACCTAGCATTTGACTCAACAGGCCAGGATGACCGACAGTATCTGGCAATATGCCCAACTCTATTACAGCGAAGGCATCGACGTGAAGAATTCTGCCTAGTTGAAGGAACAACAGGTGGATCATTCCTCTGAGACATAAAACTATCAAAACGCTGGGTAAGGTCATTTATTTGTACTTGCTGTTGTTTTAACATCTCCTTAACCTCCTTTAAGTCTGTAGAATCCTGGAACCTAACCTTAGGCTCCATATCAATAACCCTACCATGAGTAGCGTTACACCATGACTGAGAATATAAGGCAGTTGTTTCCTTATTTCCCTCTTCCACCCACCTAAGAGCTTCACGTCGAACCTCCAGCAATGTAGAAGATGGTTTCTCCCTCACAAATCTTTTTAACTCACGCTTCAGCATTAcatcttgaacatattcaacaAACTGATCGCGAAGCACTTTGTCAGAATTCGGAACGCTGCCTGGGTTCCCGTTAAGAATTGCATCCATCAATGACATAAGAGCATGAGAAAATTCGGTAAGTGATTCgccttctttttgttttcgcTCATAAAACCTCTGTTGTAATTGCACAAATGTCCGTCTCCCCCCATACAAatcttttaacacttcaaaaacagcTTCTGGATTTTCCCTGATAGCTGAAGATTGGAGTTTTATCTCCATTCTGGCCTCCCCTCCCAGATGATCAAGCAGAAACACCCCTTTTTTCCTTATCAGACCAACCCCTACCCTCGATACACACCTTAGCCTCCTCAATCCAGTCCTCAATATTCAAGTTGGAGTCCATATTTCCATAAAACCGCGGGCACTTCCTCTCCCGAGGCACAAAAGTACCCTATTAAAAGACACTGGAGATGAGGCATTAATTACAGAAGGGTGAGGTTGGTTAGAAGCACTGCTGCCGCGCGGGGGGAGCTCTCTCCTCAGCTCCTCATTTTGTGCTTGCAAGTCCCGTACTTGCTCCCGCAAGTCTATTAGTTCTTGCTCCATATCTGTTGACGAATTATTTAGGAAGGCAATTCAGACATGAATAAAATCCATAGTCCATGAACCAGAGTCTGCGATGATCGTCTTCATGCACGGTTACCGTTTactaacaaacaacaaaaagaaatacacaaaaaaaaaacccaataaagCAACACCTCACAaccacctcaaaaaaaaaaaaaacagaccctgccgactacgccaaTTGTGGTATGATGACCAATCACTGTGTCAATAACCAAAAGAAGGGGCCATGAGGTGACTTTAaagaatcaaatacatttttattaaagacaagtcaaacatgttaaaacatatcacatacccttttggatgtaaatgcccacaaaataaagaaaaagaaataaaagaaaactggcCCTAGGTGGCCACAGGTTGCCTAAGAAAGTGAAAGAAGGGCCTAGAAGCCAAAGTGTTCTCACAGCAGCCAAGCTCACAGCAATCACACTGCAAACCTACAGAAGACACAGAAATACAGTGACCAAACCACCACACAATCCCAGCCACCTTACCACTGTCATCCACACTGTGAGGGCAACCCGATAACCACCGCCgtctaaacaaaacacaattaacagTGGGCAATACAAGgtacacaaacataaaatcaaCAACCAAACACATTCACTAGTACCTCAATCTCTACCACTCCGGATCTCCACACTTACAAACAAAAGGTAAtaaagaaacgaaacaaaacaatattttaaccaTAAAGTAAACGGTAACCATGCATCCCTAAAAGGGGGAAACAGTccattacaaacagaaaaatcaacAGAATTAGAGAATTCATTAAATAAGATGCACTCActttccaatttaaaaataaataaaaaccctttttcattaaaacgttAAATACCTTTCACATCCACTATTTCGACAAGATGGTCAGGCCACAGTCAGGCAATAATCCAGTCAcaccactaaaataaaaaggcagataatttaattaaaacaaaacacctataaacaaaatcaatatgacCAGACTTCTACCTACTATTAGTCGGTACAGCATATTCTCAGTTCTCAGCAACGCTCCCGCGGTATTTGGCGGCAATGATTATCTGCGCTCATATCCCCAAAgtaacatctaccacaacatcAATTCATTATGCAATCGATAAAACTAACAAAGTAGTAAGAATGCATCACTCAAATCTCCTTACCTACATGCCACTCTACATTCCACGCCACCTTTCCCCAAAATCAAAAACCCGGAAGTGAAAAGAACAAACACAACCTTACTACTTCCTTTTAAGAGCCCTGGGGCTGCTGGGACTTGTAGTGCCCAACCCATATcccattacatatatatatgtatatatgtgtgtatatatatatatatatgtgtatgtgtgtatatatatatatgtatatatatatgtatatatatatatgtatatatatatatgtgtatatatgtatatatgtgtatatatgtatatatatatatatgtgtatatatgtatatatatatgtgtatatatgtatatatatgtatatatgtatgtatgtgtgtatatatatatatatatacatatacgtatatatacatgtttgcACGTTCTTAAAAATacgtacaatttaaaaaaaaattgtgctatTGACTAGGCCCATATAGCCTAGTTGGCATTGAttaatttcaactttattcAAGTTGCTTgtaacacatacatatatacataatatatataaatgagtaaaaactAGTTATTAATACCTAGCCATCTAACACACGTGCTTTTACTTTGCGCAGTGCCGTATAATATCTAGCTGAAATTTCAAATGTTGAACTAATCCTCTGTTCTTCTATTCCTTCGACTTGTACGCCGTAACTGCGTGAGATCTTATTAACGTGTCATAGACTCTGCTGCAGCTGGCTCGACGGTTGGCTGGAGATCCCTGGCGGTGGATTTTCGTCTTTCTATCGTCCCGGGAAACCCTGAGAAGAAGCCGCAGCGTTTAATGAGCTCCATTCATCTGGACCAGCATGACCGAGGCGATTTTTCCCGTCTTGTAGACTGACGTAACAATATTACAATGAAAGGATGCATTTTCTCGGGGCTTCATGAATGTCTCGGCGCTCGTATAGTCACCAGGGGGCATGCACACGTCAATGCAGCGCGGGAAACATTTTAACATCGTAACATTGTAACGTCGGATCGGGGGAACGTTCGAATGGACGCAGGAGCAGCTCCGCGGCTCTTCATATCGCTGTAGTTTGTGTTACGGGAGGTTCCTGCTGCCCCCATCCATCTCTCCGGCTGTTGTTGTGAATTGATCTAACATGGCGACTGTACCCGTCTATTGCATCTGCAGATTACCTTACGACGTAACCCAGTTTATGATCGAATGCGACGCCTGCAAAGACTGGTTTCACGGCAGGTAACCGCAATATTTCGTTCAACTATTTAAGCGTGGATTTGGATGGAAGCGTTTTGCTCGCGTGCGCGCATTTTGTGTTGCCCCGAAGAGCGAGGGCCGCTTGAAGAAGAAGGCGGAGTTATATTTAGCTGGCTCGGTTGACACATTTTTGTGAACGGTACAAAAAGATTTGCTTAATCGTAAAGCCATTTCGATGTATTTTCCGCGATGCGGGCTCGATCTGCGTGCATCGCACGCTTTGGTCGCGTCTCAGACTGGACGCTGTCGTAGTAGCGAGCCGTGGGTGTCTGCGAACGCGAATGGCTTTTCTTTTACACATTTCGCCTTCCTTTATGCGCCCTATGCGTCCAGATTTCTCTCACATCGGTGCTTTAGGGGGCTTTGAACTGTATAAAAGCTGTCCTCCTCGTCCTTTCCGGCGTCTGCTGGAAGAATAATAGACCGCATCTGAGCCAGACGTTGCAGATTCAGAGCTGCTCTGCACGTTTTTAACATATATGACATCTAGCCGCTATCGTGCACTGTATTCATCGTAATCAAAAGCAGCAAGTTCAGATTTATTGGCCGTCTATTGCAGGAAGCGTCACTGACAGCGGCGTGCATCGAGCAAACGAGTCTGGCTCGATCCAATAATGGAGTCGGATCTGTAGTCTATTATTTTCTGAATTCATCTTGAATTTCCCCCGCtggttgttttgtttgctgAGCGAGAGCGAAACTTGCGCGAGAAAAGGTTTAACGTTATGTTTCTTCCATGTAAACAAAGAACAAGCGTTCCGCTTCACCGACTGATACATTTACGCGCgtttaattttaaccctttaatgaGCCGAGTGATTGTTACTCCTCAAACGTTCCGGTCAAGAAACTAACAGCACGGCGCCTATTGTCGTTTAAAGACGTGTGACTGTTTAACGCGCACATTCAGTGTCGCTGTCTGCGGTTAACTGCgtgttaaaatgtgtaaaaaatgcTGATATTGACGCCGTCGTGTTTGTTTCTGTTGGAGTGACCGAGCTTTACCGCCCTCGGTGATTTTAAACCTCCGTGACCTCTATTAAGAGGGTATGGCACAGATGAGGAGAGAAACCAGTTATAGCTAAGTGTGGCTTAAAAGTGTGCACACGCCGATGTTAACTCGGACAAATTCGTTATTAAGCTGTTTATGACAGCAGTCTTAccagagaaatgtttttaatctttttagtAGGTTGTCGCTTTTGCTGTTGCGTTGTAGCCGTTACTTTGACGCTGCAATAGTGTGGTTGAAGCTTTATGATactagtttgttttattttactgagcGCTCTTCAGTGTAACTGCTGTTAGTTTGGTCTTTTTTGTAATTCTTGctatagttttgaaataaatagttaaCTTGCAACATTTAGGTATGTAGCTAACTTAACGTGTTTCATAATTGATTTTCTGTGGAAAATGTAGTAATGTTTATAAGTATTAGATTTACGGTCTTGAGTTTAAACTGGTCAcgcttctaaaaaaaaatttttatataatatatataatatttactattacAGTTTTACCTGCTTTGCAGAACTGTAACGTTTAAGTTGCAGCATAGATATACTATCATACGAACTGCGCTGTTTATCACTTCTGGATAGACTGATAGAATCTGCACCCGCAGAAATGGACAGATTTAAATAGAACTGAAACGCCTGTCATTCACAGTCACACACTTCCCCGCCCTTtgagtgtttgtttattaaatattttggttaaTTTGATGATGATAGGAGCGCATTACACTCAGCTTCATTAAACAAAATTGATGCCTTGTAAATCCGTTGCACAGAATTCAACTGATAAACtcgtctgttttttttttttaaattaattatttttttggcctggctaatatttttgattatttgtaagttgttacatttaaagtgtCTTCCGGCTGGCTATTTGTAGGAAGGACCTTTTGGATGTAACTTAGGATCAGGTTCCCAGAATTATAGAAACTCTGGAACttgttaaagttgtttttttgcaggcCTGAAAAAATGAACTCAtgtagtaaattaaaaaaataaattctcgTTTGCTTTATACCATATTTCATTGGCTAAATGGGTGTACGCATGTATTTTAGTGCTTGGGTTTAAATGATAAAGAATAAACGTGTTTGCAAGCCATAATTATATCTCCCTCTTTTCAGTAATCTTCAATTCACAAACGGTTTgtaaaaatgccacaaattaCTGTAAAGCTAATAGAAAATTCCTAGAAATTTATAGGTCAAATAGTGTGGGAACCCACAGCACGTGAACTCAGTAACCTCACTTTTTACCTCACTTTCACGCAGCCATGGGCTCGAAAGCTTAACTACAAGATCACTTTTTGCTTTTAGAAACAACGAACAGATGAGCATCATCACCAAAGATATTAATAAGTACCTCCACTTCCGCAATGTTACGTCCTCTAGTTGTTGCTTGAATTAATTGTACAACAGTTCTAGTATTTATATGCgtttcataaatgtttaatcGGTTCCGAAAGGTTCCTCTGCGACCGGCACGCACTTCCTTCGACAGTGGACGTgttgatataatataatgcgAGCGTACTGGCTGGCGTACAGAAATGAAGAGGCCGTGTGAAACACACCTGAGCGCATGCCGCtgtttgtgtgggtgtgtgctCCTCAGGTGCTAATGAATGACATCATCCCCTTCTTTCACGGGGCAGCATGCCAGCTACAAGTGTGGCGCATCAGATCCTAAATGAGATTTTGTCCCATTAACGGTAATAGGCAGTCTGCGACAGAGCAGCTTTGGCATATTTTACTAGTTGATTTAATAAGTTATAATAACACACTAATTGCACCTGTGTTGAGGTAAC
This genomic interval carries:
- the LOC122354622 gene encoding uncharacterized protein LOC122354622 translates to MEIKLQSSAIRENPEAVFEVLKDLYGGRRTFVQLQQRFYERKQKEGESLTEFSHALMSLMDAILNGNPGSVPNSDKVLRDQFVEYVQDVMLKRELKRFVREKPSSTLLEVRREALRWVEEGNKETTALYSQSWCNATHGRVIDMEPKVRFQDSTDLKEVKEMLKQQQVQINDLTQRFDSFMSQRNDPPVVPSTRQNSSRRCLRCNRVGHIARYCRSSWPVESNARSPQANVNETSVGEPDSVAPPAILSQIAEEASEAAQTPVCPTILQRLVGKCPIVTAVMGGVEISCLLDTGSMVTTVTESFLRNIFDN